GCGAGATAGCGGTGAACTTGATTGGGAGAGTGCTGTTTAATGCCGCGCAGATAGTCCGTATTGAACAGCACTTCGTCGAGTCCGTGCGCCGCCGCCCAATGAATAAACCCGGCCAGTTCGTGAATCGTTTCATCCAGAACCACAGAGCTGATTCTGATCACCAGCTTAGAACCGAGTTGTCGCTTGCGCGCGACCAGCCTGTCGATATTCGCGACGACTTCATCGTATCTTCCGAATTGCACGATCCGTGCATAGAGCGACGGATCGACGGAATTGAGACTGAAGTTCACACTTCCGCCCAAAGCGAGAAATGTCTCTTCCCAAATTCCCTTGAACTGCACGCCGTTGGTTACTGTGTGCAGTCCCAGATGTCCGTACTCTTTCGTGACGGTCTTGAGGAGTTCCTTCGCACCCGGCAGGATGGTGGGCTCTCCTCCTGAAATCAACAGCCGTTCCGCGCACTCAAATGCAGGGAGTAGCCGTTCTTTCCAAATAATCTCCGCTGTCCGGGTCGCCGGACTGAAATCCGTCTGAAAACACATGATGCAGCGCACGTTGCACTGCTTGCCCATCTCAACCATAATCTCACGCAAATGACTGAGCGGCCAGTTGCGCAACTCGCTATCGGAAATATTTTCCCGATTCAATACCGGTAATGCCTTCATGGAAATGACACCTTTCGAGGCAATTCGCAAACTTGTCGTGACGGGACCCACCCGTTGGACAACCAACGTTTCTAACCGGCAAATATGTAAAGAGCAAAACGGAACGAGCGGAATGTAGAACGAACTACATTTGATAATCCGCGAGCTTGCGGGCGTAGTAGTGCACGCGCTCGGGCGTCGGACAATACAGGTCTT
This region of Calditrichota bacterium genomic DNA includes:
- a CDS encoding radical SAM protein, producing MKALPVLNRENISDSELRNWPLSHLREIMVEMGKQCNVRCIMCFQTDFSPATRTAEIIWKERLLPAFECAERLLISGGEPTILPGAKELLKTVTKEYGHLGLHTVTNGVQFKGIWEETFLALGGSVNFSLNSVDPSLYARIVQFGRYDEVVANIDRLVARKRQLGSKLVIRISSVVLDETIHELAGFIHWAAAHGLDEVLFNTDYLRGIKQHSPNQVHRYLAEAYAASDSYPHMRVLFLEDFDRVYARQHGLKPIRERSETSRATGPCNMAFDSLSIRPDGDTFACCKTWYKIGNLIDSDLMSVWNSDAAYRFRRRMLGMDFRDCSVACDLNAKPVNKKIADARKAYAVFKRDPKGAVKKGMRRLGLSNAQIDIPEGVKPKALTQLTGRIENADSVSNHRN